One region of Deinococcus yavapaiensis KR-236 genomic DNA includes:
- a CDS encoding MarR family winged helix-turn-helix transcriptional regulator has translation MKQAPPPATRHASTGRPAVLAWLRMARFTQHVTKAWTEVLRTHDLSPAQFNVIATIGGQSGLTQRDLSQKLLVTEGNSSQLLLVLDRRGLIERRAAGKEKLLFLTPAGRALFDTLVPIHEDWLVGQFEALTPEEQVELSTLLRRLERTPR, from the coding sequence GTGAAGCAAGCGCCTCCTCCCGCGACCCGCCACGCCAGCACCGGCCGTCCCGCCGTGCTCGCCTGGCTGAGGATGGCTCGCTTTACCCAGCACGTCACCAAAGCCTGGACCGAGGTCCTCCGGACGCACGACCTCAGCCCCGCTCAGTTCAACGTCATCGCGACGATCGGCGGTCAGTCCGGCCTCACCCAGCGGGACCTCAGCCAGAAGCTGCTCGTGACCGAGGGCAACTCCAGTCAACTGCTTCTCGTCCTCGACCGGCGCGGCCTGATCGAACGTCGCGCCGCCGGCAAGGAAAAGCTGCTGTTCCTCACGCCCGCCGGGCGGGCGCTGTTCGACACCCTCGTTCCCATCCACGAGGACTGGCTGGTCGGGCAGTTCGAGGCCCTCACTCCCGAGGAGCAGGTGGAACTGTCGACGCTGCTACGTCGACTTGAGCGAACTCCTCGCTGA